Proteins from a single region of Sphingopyxis sp. BSN-002:
- the rpsF gene encoding 30S ribosomal protein S6 — translation MPFYEHVFIARQDLSQAQVDALAETVTNVIGEFKGTVHKTETWGLKQLAYKIAKNRKGHYVMLSAEVSGEAIAEIERQAAINEDIIRWLTIKVDELEKGPSVMMRKQERRGGRGRDRDGEE, via the coding sequence ATGCCGTTTTACGAGCATGTCTTTATCGCGCGTCAGGATCTGAGCCAGGCTCAGGTCGACGCGCTGGCGGAAACCGTCACCAACGTCATCGGCGAATTCAAGGGCACGGTTCACAAGACCGAAACCTGGGGCCTGAAGCAGCTCGCCTACAAGATCGCGAAGAACCGCAAGGGCCATTATGTGATGCTCTCGGCCGAAGTTTCGGGCGAAGCCATCGCGGAAATCGAGCGCCAGGCCGCGATCAACGAAGATATCATCCGCTGGCTCACCATCAAGGTCGACGAACTCGAAAAGGGTCCGTCGGTGATGATGCGCAAGCAGGAACGCCGCGGTGGCCGCGGTCGTGACCGCGACGGCGAAGAATAA
- the rpsR gene encoding 30S ribosomal protein S18, which translates to MARPFFRRRKTCPFSAKDAPVIDYKDVRLLQGYLSERGKIVPSRITAVSTKKQRELAKAIKRSRHIGLLPYIVK; encoded by the coding sequence ATGGCACGACCCTTTTTCCGCCGCCGCAAGACCTGCCCCTTCAGCGCGAAGGACGCACCGGTCATCGATTACAAGGACGTCCGTCTGCTTCAGGGTTACCTGTCGGAGCGCGGCAAGATCGTCCCGTCGCGGATCACCGCGGTCTCCACCAAGAAGCAGCGTGAGCTGGCGAAGGCGATCAAGCGCTCGCGCCACATCGGCCTGCTCCCCTACATCGTGAAGTAA
- the rplI gene encoding 50S ribosomal protein L9 translates to MEIILLERIEKLGGIGDVVTVKNGFARNFLLPNNKALRANDANKKLFEANRSKIEADNAERRTDAEGRAKDIDGKQVVLIRQASNTGQLYGSVSVRDIVDALVEDGAANVTKSMVELERPIKSLGLFDVKVKLHPEVVVTVAVNVARSPDEAEMQKQGIDVIAAMFEEEQAEAVASALEPDSEDEFEEATPPSEAPAAEAASDEAEEA, encoded by the coding sequence ATGGAAATCATCCTGCTCGAACGTATCGAGAAACTGGGCGGTATCGGCGACGTCGTCACCGTCAAGAACGGCTTTGCCCGCAATTTCCTGTTGCCCAACAACAAGGCGCTGCGCGCGAATGACGCCAACAAGAAGCTCTTCGAAGCCAACCGCTCGAAGATCGAGGCCGACAACGCCGAACGTCGCACCGATGCCGAAGGCCGCGCCAAGGACATCGACGGCAAGCAGGTCGTCCTGATCCGTCAGGCGTCGAACACCGGCCAGCTCTATGGCTCGGTCTCGGTGCGCGACATCGTCGACGCGCTGGTCGAGGACGGCGCCGCGAACGTCACCAAGTCGATGGTCGAGCTCGAACGCCCGATCAAGTCGCTTGGCCTGTTCGACGTCAAGGTGAAGCTGCACCCCGAAGTCGTCGTGACCGTCGCGGTCAACGTCGCCCGTTCGCCGGACGAAGCCGAAATGCAGAAGCAGGGCATCGACGTGATCGCCGCCATGTTCGAGGAAGAACAGGCCGAAGCGGTTGCCTCGGCACTCGAACCCGACAGCGAAGACGAGTTCGAAGAAGCGACCCCGCCGTCGGAAGCCCCGGCTGCCGAAGCTGCTTCGGACGAAGCCGAAGAAGCGTAA
- a CDS encoding Fe2+-dependent dioxygenase yields MFKLVQLLDDTQVRALREIAASGKFVDGKISNPHSKVKNNLQLHDAGAYERSSKILLDAMVQNRDFMEFSFPARIAPPLLTRYTPGMHYGLHPDAAYIPLPDGQLRTDVSCTVFINDPADYDGGALHVQLGNADLRFREAPGVAVVYPSHTLHEVEPVTRGERLVAITFIQSLIPDVQHRNLMYELNEVAALEGGNMAPENFTRLQAVQYQLLRQWRR; encoded by the coding sequence ATGTTCAAGCTCGTCCAGCTTCTCGATGACACGCAGGTGCGCGCGCTGCGCGAAATCGCGGCCAGCGGCAAATTCGTCGACGGCAAGATCAGCAACCCGCATTCGAAGGTGAAGAACAACCTCCAGCTGCACGATGCCGGCGCCTATGAGCGCTCGTCGAAGATCCTGCTCGATGCGATGGTCCAGAACCGCGATTTCATGGAATTCTCTTTCCCTGCGCGGATCGCGCCGCCGCTGCTGACCCGCTATACGCCGGGGATGCATTACGGGCTGCACCCCGACGCCGCCTATATCCCGTTGCCCGACGGCCAGCTCCGCACCGATGTCAGCTGCACCGTCTTCATCAACGACCCCGCCGATTATGACGGCGGCGCATTGCATGTTCAGCTCGGCAACGCCGACCTTCGCTTCAGGGAAGCGCCGGGGGTAGCGGTCGTCTATCCCTCGCATACGCTGCACGAGGTCGAGCCGGTGACGCGCGGCGAACGGCTCGTCGCGATCACCTTCATCCAGAGCCTGATCCCCGACGTCCAGCACCGCAACCTGATGTACGAACTCAACGAGGTCGCGGCACTCGAAGGCGGCAACATGGCGCCGGAGAATTTCACCCGGCTTCAGGCGGTGCAATATCAGCTGCTGAGGCAATGGCGGCGCTAG
- the folE gene encoding GTP cyclohydrolase I FolE — protein sequence MTKVELGADGKPVVPDEVLGAVRTLIEWAGDDPSREGLIDTPKRVARAWLEYCQGYADDPAIHLSRTFEEVGGYNELVLLKDIPFQSHCEHHMAPITGKASIAYMPRDRVVGISKLARVLNGFARRLQVQERLTAEVAKCIWDNLHPHGVAVVIDAQHGCMTGRGVRTPGVGMVTSRLLGCFLDDERSRKEVLALMGY from the coding sequence ATGACGAAGGTGGAACTGGGCGCGGACGGCAAGCCGGTCGTGCCCGACGAGGTCCTGGGGGCGGTACGCACCCTGATCGAATGGGCGGGCGACGATCCGTCGCGCGAAGGACTGATCGACACGCCGAAGCGGGTGGCGCGCGCGTGGCTCGAATATTGTCAGGGCTATGCCGACGACCCGGCTATCCATCTTTCGCGCACCTTCGAGGAAGTCGGCGGCTATAACGAGCTGGTGCTGCTGAAGGACATTCCGTTCCAGTCGCACTGCGAACATCATATGGCGCCGATCACCGGCAAGGCCTCGATCGCCTATATGCCGCGCGACCGTGTCGTCGGTATCTCGAAGCTTGCGCGCGTGCTCAATGGCTTTGCGCGGCGCCTGCAGGTGCAGGAGCGGCTGACCGCCGAGGTCGCAAAATGCATCTGGGACAATCTGCATCCGCACGGCGTTGCGGTCGTCATCGACGCACAGCACGGATGCATGACGGGCCGCGGCGTGCGCACGCCTGGGGTCGGTATGGTGACCAGCCGGCTGCTCGGCTGTTTCCTCGACGACGAGCGCAGCCGCAAGGAAGTGCTCGCGCTGATGGGTTATTGA
- a CDS encoding TonB-dependent receptor has protein sequence MKFKGLIGSSIVAMAVATPAYAQDSAETERDAFGGEIVVTAQRQAERLQDVPIAVSAFSSEALEAQQIKTPSDLQLTLPNVTFTKTNFTGASFTIRGIGDLCVGTTCDSATAIHLNGDPLFSTRLFETEFFDLERIEVLRGPQGTLFGRNATSGVVNVITAKPKLGTFEAAAEAEYGNYDSIKGKAMVNIPLGDTMGLRVAGIYLNRDGYTKNAFLNTRIDDRDLYSVRGSFRWEPTPDTTVDLLASYFHERDQRTRIQKQLCQRDPTGILGCLNNRLDNSPFNANATFTAALTSREFLAIRGIPAGFALGSLYGTDIYANTTIPKDARTVNTAYTPSYFTSELTLQGQIEHNFGPISLQVSGQYQKVKLDASQDYNSNVGNRALYATGLATLQAAANGALGPAFTPYFAPVAAAIIPNGPTGQLCTSLAEETGQGVYGGNAICSDQSLQFDRSNQYNSSWSAETILTSDFDGPFNFLLGGIYADYHLTENSYYVNAFPIDYLTGVLGAFTAATNASGPLPPSFLGTPFFRNNTDDLKITSYGLFGEAYFEFSDRLKLTAGLRYNNDKKSVTARSTLASFLVPHSLTGDIFASPFVGSFDADPGTPGNQIIQARSVKFNKLTGRAVLDYKITDDNLLYASYSRGYKSGGINPPLQPIFAVPESFKPEQVDAFEIGSKNTFGNGALQLNVTAFYYKYKDLQLSKIVARTAVNDNVSANIYGFEVEGIVRPDPDWVINLGFSYLHTKVSEDKFTSNPRDFGGGRSDAVIIKDITNAANCAVASTSGSVAGVNGYVNQIQTLINAGAIPGVAAGANLQPTTAFPSDGGIASRGAFSICSVMEATAATVGQAFGGIQYFSAGIPVNIKGNQLPQAPNYKFSTGVQYTAHLGDMTLVPRFDLAYTGESYGSIFNGNVNRIKGYAQVNAQLQLNGADDKWYVKGFIQNIFDSASVTGQYITDQSSGNYTNVFTLEPRRYGIAAGVKF, from the coding sequence ATGAAGTTCAAGGGACTGATCGGATCGTCGATCGTGGCGATGGCGGTGGCGACACCTGCCTATGCGCAAGACTCGGCCGAAACCGAACGCGATGCTTTCGGCGGCGAAATCGTCGTTACCGCACAGCGCCAGGCGGAACGCCTGCAGGACGTGCCGATCGCCGTCAGCGCCTTCTCGTCGGAGGCCCTCGAAGCCCAGCAGATCAAGACACCGTCCGATCTTCAGCTGACGCTGCCCAACGTCACCTTCACCAAGACCAACTTTACCGGCGCCAGCTTTACCATCCGCGGTATCGGCGACCTTTGCGTGGGCACGACCTGCGACAGCGCGACCGCAATCCACCTGAACGGCGATCCGCTGTTCTCCACCCGCCTGTTCGAAACCGAATTCTTCGATCTGGAACGCATCGAGGTTCTGCGCGGTCCGCAGGGCACGCTGTTCGGCCGCAACGCGACGTCGGGCGTGGTCAACGTGATCACCGCCAAGCCGAAGCTCGGCACCTTCGAGGCCGCGGCCGAGGCCGAATATGGCAATTATGATTCGATCAAGGGCAAGGCGATGGTCAACATCCCCCTTGGCGATACGATGGGGCTGCGCGTCGCGGGCATCTATCTCAACCGCGACGGCTATACGAAGAACGCCTTCCTCAACACCCGCATCGACGATCGCGACCTCTATTCGGTCCGCGGCTCGTTCCGCTGGGAGCCGACGCCCGACACGACGGTCGACCTGCTCGCCTCCTATTTCCACGAACGCGACCAGCGTACGCGCATCCAGAAGCAGCTTTGCCAGCGCGACCCGACCGGCATCCTCGGCTGTCTGAACAACCGCCTCGACAATTCGCCGTTCAACGCCAACGCGACCTTTACCGCGGCGCTGACCTCGCGCGAATTCCTGGCAATCCGTGGCATTCCGGCGGGTTTTGCGCTGGGCAGCCTCTACGGCACCGACATCTACGCCAACACGACGATCCCGAAGGACGCCCGGACGGTCAACACCGCCTATACGCCGAGCTATTTCACCAGCGAACTGACGCTGCAGGGCCAGATCGAGCATAATTTCGGGCCGATCTCGCTGCAGGTTTCGGGTCAGTACCAGAAGGTCAAGCTCGACGCCTCGCAGGACTATAACAGCAACGTCGGCAACCGCGCGCTTTATGCTACCGGCCTTGCGACGCTGCAGGCGGCCGCCAACGGGGCGCTTGGCCCGGCGTTCACGCCCTATTTCGCTCCGGTAGCGGCGGCGATCATCCCCAACGGTCCGACCGGCCAGCTCTGCACATCGCTGGCTGAAGAGACCGGCCAGGGCGTCTATGGCGGGAACGCGATCTGTAGCGACCAGTCGCTCCAGTTCGACCGTTCGAACCAGTATAACAGCAGCTGGTCGGCGGAAACGATCCTGACCAGCGATTTCGACGGGCCGTTCAACTTCCTGCTCGGCGGCATCTATGCCGACTATCACCTGACCGAGAACAGCTATTATGTGAACGCCTTCCCGATCGACTATCTGACGGGCGTCCTCGGTGCTTTCACGGCGGCGACGAATGCCAGCGGCCCTCTGCCGCCGTCGTTCCTCGGGACGCCGTTCTTCCGCAACAACACCGATGATCTCAAGATCACGTCCTATGGCCTCTTCGGCGAAGCCTATTTCGAATTCAGCGACCGCCTGAAGCTGACCGCGGGCCTGCGGTACAACAACGACAAGAAGAGCGTGACGGCGCGATCGACGCTGGCGAGCTTCCTCGTTCCGCACAGCCTGACGGGCGACATCTTCGCGTCGCCCTTCGTCGGATCCTTCGACGCGGACCCTGGCACGCCCGGAAACCAGATCATCCAGGCACGCAGCGTCAAGTTCAACAAGCTGACCGGCCGCGCGGTGCTCGATTACAAGATCACCGACGACAATCTGCTCTATGCGTCCTATTCGCGCGGCTACAAGTCGGGCGGTATTAACCCGCCGCTGCAGCCGATCTTCGCGGTGCCGGAATCGTTCAAGCCCGAACAGGTCGACGCCTTCGAAATCGGGTCAAAGAACACCTTCGGCAACGGCGCGCTCCAGCTGAACGTCACGGCCTTCTACTACAAGTACAAGGACCTGCAGCTCAGCAAGATCGTCGCCCGCACCGCGGTCAACGACAACGTCAGCGCCAATATCTACGGCTTCGAAGTCGAAGGCATCGTCCGCCCCGATCCGGACTGGGTGATCAACCTTGGCTTCAGCTATCTGCACACCAAGGTGAGCGAAGACAAGTTCACCAGCAATCCGCGTGACTTTGGCGGCGGCCGCTCCGATGCGGTGATCATCAAGGACATCACGAACGCCGCGAACTGCGCCGTCGCCTCGACCTCGGGCAGCGTCGCGGGGGTCAACGGCTACGTCAACCAGATCCAGACGCTGATCAACGCCGGGGCCATCCCGGGGGTCGCCGCCGGCGCGAACCTGCAGCCGACGACGGCCTTCCCGTCCGATGGCGGGATCGCTTCGCGCGGTGCCTTCAGCATCTGTTCGGTCATGGAAGCCACCGCGGCGACCGTGGGTCAGGCGTTCGGCGGGATCCAGTATTTCTCGGCCGGCATCCCCGTCAACATCAAGGGCAACCAGCTGCCGCAGGCGCCGAACTACAAGTTCAGCACCGGCGTCCAGTACACGGCACACCTCGGCGATATGACCCTCGTCCCGCGCTTTGACCTTGCCTATACCGGTGAAAGCTATGGCAGCATCTTCAACGGCAATGTGAACCGGATCAAGGGCTATGCCCAGGTCAACGCCCAGCTGCAACTGAACGGCGCCGACGACAAATGGTATGTGAAGGGGTTCATCCAGAACATCTTCGATTCTGCCAGCGTCACGGGGCAATATATCACCGACCAGTCGTCGGGTAACTACACCAACGTCTTCACGCTCGAACCGCGCCGCTATGGCATCGCGGCCGGCGTGAAATTCTAA
- a CDS encoding TonB-dependent receptor yields MTLRNILLGATMLCAATTPAYAFAQDAAPADDTATATDAGSDTTDYGNEIIVTASKRSQTLQDTPIAVSVTSAADLQNSQIRDLIDLQSAVPSLRVSQLQSSANTNFIIRGFGNGANNPGIEPSVGVFIDGVYRSRSAAQIGDLPNVQRIEVLRGPQSTLFGKNASAGVISIVTQKPQYEFGGSVEASYGNYDAIVLKGDITGPISDKVAFSIGGNFNRRDGYAKDLNLNTDVNDRNRWGVRGQLLFEPTDALSIRLIGDYDKIDENCCIAGNVIAGPTIAITNALAGGPSVDANNPFSYRVYNNFLSSNLIKNYGGSGQIDYDLGNMSLTSISAYREVRANTNQDSDFTSADLIGQKSDDTAINTFTQELRLASDFDGPLNFLVGGYYFNENIKQHSQIYFGDDFRAYGNALIQAASGGALSVPLLEGTLGTLEGNPAKYAGSFFRAGDGMDEYYRMKNTAWSIFGTLDFEITDRLTLTLGGNYTKDKKRFSTDVTSTDVFSGINLDAAAYAPFRNTLLFQGGLAQQVGNVLGLGRSATAAEIQGFAGANPAAFGQISAGVQAFANANQNNPAANPLNPLKAFQFLPPFLNLPNAVEPGKTNDGDFSYSARLAYKLTDTVNVYATYATGFKASSVNLSRDSRPLASDLPAIISGGLGTTNLVAGTRFAGPEESTVYEFGLKGQWSVAAVNIAVFKQAIKGFQSNVFTGTGFALANAGKQSTFGVEFDGSVRPVDGLNLTLAVTYLDPKYDSFVNSAFGDISGTKPAGIPDLSVAMGGTYTHEFAGGTKAIFHVDYQYESPVRVVEGLQGIPQNISDSLKREVNQLNASFTVALTNGFELGVWGRNLTNAQYLTTVFPAVAQSGSVSGYPSQPRTYGVTGRFKF; encoded by the coding sequence ATGACTTTGCGCAACATCCTGTTGGGCGCCACCATGCTGTGCGCCGCAACCACGCCTGCCTATGCCTTTGCCCAGGACGCCGCCCCCGCCGACGATACGGCGACCGCGACCGACGCCGGCAGCGACACCACCGATTATGGCAACGAGATCATCGTGACCGCGTCGAAGCGTTCGCAGACGCTGCAGGACACGCCGATCGCCGTGTCGGTGACCTCGGCGGCCGACCTCCAGAATTCGCAGATCCGCGACCTCATCGACCTTCAGTCGGCGGTCCCCAGCCTGCGCGTCTCGCAGCTCCAGTCGAGCGCGAACACCAACTTCATCATCCGCGGCTTCGGCAACGGTGCGAACAACCCGGGTATCGAACCGTCGGTCGGCGTCTTCATCGACGGCGTCTATCGTTCACGCTCGGCCGCCCAGATCGGCGACCTTCCGAACGTCCAGCGCATCGAAGTCCTGCGTGGTCCGCAGTCCACGCTGTTCGGCAAGAACGCGTCGGCGGGCGTCATCAGCATCGTCACGCAGAAGCCGCAGTATGAATTCGGCGGTTCGGTCGAGGCGAGCTATGGCAATTATGACGCCATCGTCCTGAAGGGCGACATCACCGGTCCGATCAGCGACAAGGTCGCCTTCTCGATCGGCGGCAACTTCAATCGCCGCGACGGCTATGCGAAGGACCTGAACCTCAACACCGACGTCAACGACCGCAACCGCTGGGGCGTTCGCGGCCAGCTGCTGTTCGAACCGACCGATGCGCTCTCGATCCGCCTGATCGGCGACTATGACAAGATCGACGAGAATTGCTGCATCGCCGGCAACGTCATCGCCGGCCCGACCATCGCGATCACCAACGCGCTCGCCGGCGGCCCCAGCGTCGACGCCAACAACCCCTTTTCGTACCGCGTGTACAACAACTTCCTGTCGTCGAACCTGATCAAGAACTACGGTGGTTCGGGCCAGATCGATTATGACCTTGGCAATATGTCGCTGACCTCGATCAGCGCCTATCGCGAGGTTCGCGCCAACACCAACCAGGATTCGGACTTCACCAGCGCCGACCTGATCGGCCAGAAGTCGGACGATACCGCGATCAACACCTTCACCCAGGAACTGCGTCTGGCGTCGGATTTCGACGGCCCGCTCAACTTCCTGGTCGGCGGCTATTATTTCAACGAGAATATCAAGCAGCACAGCCAGATCTATTTCGGCGACGATTTCCGCGCCTATGGCAACGCGCTGATCCAGGCCGCCAGCGGCGGCGCGCTCAGCGTTCCGCTGCTCGAGGGCACGCTCGGCACGCTCGAGGGCAATCCGGCGAAATATGCGGGCAGCTTCTTCCGCGCCGGCGACGGCATGGACGAATATTATCGCATGAAGAACACCGCCTGGTCGATCTTCGGCACGCTCGATTTCGAGATCACCGACCGGCTGACGCTGACCCTCGGTGGTAACTACACCAAGGACAAGAAGCGCTTCTCGACCGACGTCACCAGCACCGACGTCTTCTCGGGCATCAACCTCGATGCAGCGGCCTATGCACCGTTCCGCAACACGCTGCTCTTCCAGGGCGGTCTGGCGCAGCAGGTCGGTAACGTGCTTGGCCTCGGTCGTTCGGCAACCGCCGCTGAAATCCAGGGCTTTGCCGGCGCAAACCCGGCGGCGTTCGGCCAGATCTCGGCGGGCGTCCAGGCTTTCGCCAACGCCAACCAGAACAACCCGGCAGCGAACCCGCTCAACCCGCTGAAGGCGTTCCAGTTCCTGCCGCCCTTCCTCAACCTTCCCAACGCGGTTGAACCCGGCAAGACCAACGACGGCGACTTCAGCTATAGCGCGCGTCTGGCGTACAAGCTGACCGACACCGTCAACGTCTATGCGACCTATGCGACGGGCTTCAAGGCGAGCTCGGTCAACCTGTCGCGCGACAGCCGTCCGCTTGCCAGCGACCTGCCGGCGATCATTTCGGGCGGGCTCGGCACGACGAACCTCGTTGCCGGTACGCGCTTTGCGGGTCCGGAAGAATCGACCGTCTACGAGTTCGGCCTGAAGGGCCAGTGGTCGGTCGCGGCGGTGAACATCGCGGTGTTCAAGCAGGCGATCAAGGGCTTCCAGTCCAACGTCTTCACCGGAACCGGCTTCGCGCTCGCCAATGCGGGCAAGCAGTCGACCTTCGGTGTCGAGTTCGACGGTTCGGTGCGTCCGGTCGACGGGCTCAACCTGACGCTGGCGGTCACCTATCTCGATCCGAAGTATGACAGCTTCGTCAATTCGGCGTTCGGCGATATCTCGGGCACCAAGCCCGCAGGCATCCCCGACCTGTCGGTCGCGATGGGCGGTACCTACACCCACGAGTTCGCCGGCGGTACCAAGGCGATCTTCCATGTCGACTATCAGTATGAAAGCCCGGTCCGCGTGGTCGAGGGTCTGCAGGGTATCCCGCAGAACATCTCGGACTCGCTGAAGCGCGAAGTGAACCAGCTCAATGCATCGTTCACGGTCGCGCTGACCAACGGCTTCGAACTGGGCGTATGGGGCCGCAACCTCACCAACGCGCAGTATCTGACGACGGTGTTCCCCGCGGTTGCCCAGTCGGGCAGCGTCTCGGGCTATCCCAGCCAGCCGCGCACCTATGGCGTGACCGGCCGCTTCAAATTCTGA
- a CDS encoding Crp/Fnr family transcriptional regulator, producing the protein MTFGQISNQLLSPRERTIWEASLARNARDYPKGVDLVREGERPAALRVVLSGWAQKYKQLPDGRRQILALVLPGQPCDLDLFTVGRADHSIAAVRRITIAEIGRQDANALLDQCPNLAQVLCWSEIVGAAIQREWTINLGQRNAFERVAQLMCEIFARQRGVPASGGGECDFLLTQGQLAEATGLTQVHVNRTVQELRRRCSVELRNLRLFIPDFAELAGVAAFNANYLHLGETGLAADKAAALFGRSDNR; encoded by the coding sequence GTGACATTTGGCCAGATTTCGAATCAACTGCTTTCACCGCGAGAACGAACGATTTGGGAGGCCAGTCTGGCGCGCAACGCGCGTGACTATCCGAAAGGTGTCGATCTCGTCCGCGAGGGGGAGCGCCCTGCGGCGCTGCGCGTCGTCCTGTCGGGATGGGCCCAGAAATACAAACAATTGCCTGATGGCCGGCGCCAGATCCTGGCGCTCGTCCTGCCGGGCCAGCCGTGCGACCTCGATCTGTTTACAGTGGGCCGGGCCGATCATTCGATCGCGGCGGTCCGGCGCATCACCATTGCCGAAATCGGGCGGCAGGATGCGAACGCGCTGCTCGATCAATGCCCCAACCTCGCGCAGGTCCTGTGCTGGAGCGAGATCGTCGGCGCGGCAATCCAGCGCGAGTGGACGATCAACCTAGGGCAGCGAAACGCGTTCGAACGCGTCGCCCAGCTGATGTGCGAAATCTTCGCGCGACAGCGCGGCGTGCCGGCCTCGGGCGGAGGGGAGTGCGATTTCCTTTTGACCCAGGGACAGCTGGCCGAGGCGACGGGACTGACGCAGGTCCACGTAAACCGCACCGTCCAGGAACTGCGCCGGCGCTGTTCGGTCGAGCTTCGCAACCTGCGGCTGTTCATTCCCGATTTCGCCGAACTAGCGGGGGTCGCAGCGTTCAACGCCAACTATCTGCACCTTGGCGAAACCGGGCTGGCGGCGGACAAGGCGGCAGCTCTGTTCGGGCGTAGCGATAATCGCTGA
- the gnd gene encoding phosphogluconate dehydrogenase (NAD(+)-dependent, decarboxylating) codes for MQIGIVGLGRMGGNIARRLMRAGHEVVAYDRNGEAVAGLAAEGAIPAASLDDVAALLRPPRAVWIMLPAGDPTEETVSRLSLRLEAGDVLIDGGNSFYKDDIRRAAELRALGIDYVDVGTSGGIWGVERGYCMMIGGDARTVDLLDPVFDALAPGYGTIPRTPGRSKPANDERAERGYIHAGPAGAGHFVKMVHNGIEYGLMAAYAEGFDILRNKNSDRLPADERFELNLTDIAEVWRRGSVISSWLLDLSAAALAGNSELSQYSGRVNDSGEGRWTIDAAMEEAVPAYVLSAALLARFRSRTDNTFGEKLLSAMRAGFGGHVEIPQ; via the coding sequence ATGCAAATCGGAATCGTCGGGTTGGGTCGCATGGGCGGCAATATCGCGCGCCGGTTGATGCGGGCAGGGCATGAGGTCGTCGCCTATGACCGCAACGGGGAAGCCGTGGCCGGCCTCGCGGCCGAAGGGGCGATCCCCGCGGCCTCGCTCGACGATGTCGCAGCGCTGCTTCGGCCGCCGCGCGCCGTCTGGATCATGCTCCCCGCGGGGGATCCGACCGAGGAGACGGTGAGCCGGCTGTCGCTGCGGCTCGAAGCCGGCGACGTGCTGATCGACGGCGGCAACAGCTTCTACAAGGATGACATCCGGCGCGCGGCCGAACTCCGGGCGCTCGGGATCGACTATGTCGACGTCGGTACGTCCGGCGGCATCTGGGGCGTCGAGCGCGGCTATTGCATGATGATCGGCGGTGACGCGCGTACCGTCGACCTGCTCGATCCGGTTTTCGACGCGCTGGCGCCCGGCTACGGAACGATCCCGCGGACGCCGGGACGAAGCAAGCCCGCGAACGACGAGCGGGCGGAGCGCGGCTATATTCACGCGGGTCCGGCAGGCGCGGGTCACTTCGTGAAGATGGTGCATAATGGCATCGAATACGGGCTGATGGCTGCCTATGCCGAGGGTTTCGACATCCTCCGCAACAAGAATTCGGACCGGCTTCCCGCCGATGAGCGCTTCGAGCTGAACCTTACCGATATCGCCGAGGTGTGGCGGCGGGGATCGGTCATCTCGTCATGGTTGCTCGATCTGTCGGCGGCGGCGCTCGCGGGCAATTCCGAATTGTCGCAATATAGCGGCCGCGTGAACGACAGCGGCGAGGGGCGCTGGACGATCGACGCGGCGATGGAGGAAGCCGTTCCCGCCTATGTGCTTTCGGCCGCCTTGCTCGCGCGTTTCCGGTCGCGAACGGACAATACGTTCGGCGAGAAATTGCTGTCGGCGATGCGCGCGGGTTTCGGCGGGCATGTCGAAATACCCCAATAG
- the yacG gene encoding DNA gyrase inhibitor YacG — MPSETAAKCPLCGKPRAKEYRPFCSRGCRDRDLNQWFDEGYRMPAHEGPDGGTDDDRFGGD, encoded by the coding sequence ATGCCCAGTGAGACTGCCGCCAAATGTCCGCTCTGCGGCAAGCCGCGCGCGAAGGAATACCGCCCCTTTTGCAGCCGGGGCTGCCGCGACCGCGATCTCAACCAATGGTTCGACGAGGGCTATCGGATGCCCGCGCACGAGGGGCCCGACGGCGGCACCGACGACGACCGGTTCGGCGGCGATTGA